ACATCAAGGAAGCTGTGGACAACGAAGTCGCCAAGCTCAAGGCGGCCCTGGATGGCTATCTGATTCTTGCCGGAGCCCCTAAGTAGGGGTTGGTCAACATCCTCTGTCAAGGGTAGAGGCTCCGGCCTCTACCGGAGCGCCCTGCTGGGCGTTGCGGTGGGGGCGACCCCTCCCGGCGCGGATTTCGCGGGCTTCGCGGGTAGCCGCCGCGCCGGGACCTTAAATGAAGCGAGGTGACGAACATGGGCCAGACCAAGATAGAGTGGGCCACCGACGTATGGAACCCCGTGACGGGCTGTACTCCCGTGTCAGAGGGTTGCGCGAACTGCTACGCGAAGCGGATGGCCCACCGGCTCCGGGGCCGGTTTGGGTACCCGGCTGATGATCCGTTCCGCGTGACATTGCACCCGGAGCGGCTGGAGGAACCGATGCGGTGGAAGAAGCCCCGGCGGGTGTTTACGGGTAGTATGACCGACCTCTTCCATGAAGAAGTCCCGGACGACTTCCTCGACCACATTTTCGCTGTAATGGCTCTTTGTCCGCAACACACATTTCTGCTTTTAACGAAACGCCCCGAGAGAATGCGATCCTATCTAGCCAATGCCTCAAGGCCGTTTGCTGTCCAGAAAACGATGGACGGGATCAGTATCGATTTAGCTACCAAGCCAGCGACCAAAGAAGAGTGGCGGGCCGTGCTTGGATATGAGGGCTTTTATGAAGTTTCAGACCATGGGCGCGTACGGAGAGTTGGTGGTGGCACCAAGGGCCGGAGGACCCCAGAGGGAATACTGCGTCCCCGGGCCACAAGAGGGGGTTATTATTCAGTCTGCCTATCCCTCGGGGCACAGGTGCGCCAGGTTCGGATTAACCGGCTGGTACTTGAGGCGTTTGTTGGTCCGCCCCCATCCCCTGATGCTGAAGCGCGTCATCGTAATGGTGACCGAACAGACAACAGAATCGAAAACCTTTGCTGGGGATCAAAGAAGGATAACATGGCTGACGCCTCCCGACACGGTACCGCTGGCGTTTGGGCCAAGAGCCAAGCCAAATTCACCGCAGAGCAGGTAGCGGAGATACGTGATCTTCGCGCGAAGGGGCTAAAGCTTGACGACATAGCAGCCCAATACGGTACAACCCGTAAGCATATCTCCGCAATTTGTTTGGGGCATAAATACCGGCTCCCAGCGATACCATGGCCCCTGTCCAACGTCTGGCTCGGAGTCACCGCCGAGAACCAGGCCCGCGCCGATGAGCGGATTCCGATACTGTTGCAGATACCGGCTGCGGTGCGGTTTGTGAGCGTGGAACCGATGTTGGGGCCGGTGGAACTTTCGGAATATCTTAGCCCCAAGTTTTATGCGAGCGAAGAAAAACCAGCGCCGCTCGGTATTAACACCAAGCCATACAGAGCAGCAAGGCTCAGGGGAGCTATAAGTTGGGTGATCTGCGGCGTTGAAACCGGCCCCAACCGCCGTTCCGTGAGCCTGGACGACATCCGTCTCCTGCGCGACCAGGCGGTTGCCGCCGGGGTGCCCTTCTTCCTCAAGTCGGCCGAGATCGACGGGCGGATGGTTAAGATGCCTAAGCTCGACGGCCGCACCTGGGACGAGGCCCCGGAGGTGGGGCGGTGATGCGCTGGGGAGATAACACGGCCGCGCCACGGTACATCAGCAGAACCACCCGCCCCGTCAACGTCCAGAAGCCCCGCCGGGTGTGGCGCTGGTACCGGTGTAAGCCGCTCGTCTGGCTGCTCACGGCGGCGGTCCTGGCGGGGTGGGCGTTCATCTGGTTCGCCTGGGGGTGCATGTGGCCGTGGTAACTCCTACTGATAGGCCCGATGACATCACGATCTGCAAGGCAGCCCTGGAGCAATGGGGTATCGTCGGACAGGTCGTTATGGTCTTCGAGGAGATGGCCGAACTGCAGAAGGAGCTGACCAAATACCTGCGCGGGCAGCGGCATTTCAGCCGTATAGCCGAGGAGATAGCGGACGTGGAGATTATGCTCCTGCAGATGATGATCCTGTTTGACTGCGCTGATCAGGTGGCCGAGAAGCGGGACCAAAAGCTGACCCGATTGTGGGGGCGGCTGAAGGGGGAAGAGCGGTGCGCTTTTTAGATGTAGCCCTGGCCCTCGTGGCGGCCCTGGTGGTTGCCGTCCCGCCCGCGGAAGCGCCGGCGACCTGGCGGCCGCTCCCAAGGCCGGCGGAAAACCTGGTCCGCGAAGACCTGCAGCTCGTGGTCGAGGCGACGGCCTACAGTTACGGTTGCGGTAACGGCGACGGGGTAACGGCCACCGGGACACCGGTCCGCTGGGGCGTGGTGGCCGTGGATCCCCAGATCATCCCGCTCGGCAGCCGGGTGGAGATCGCCGGTCTGGGTGTGTTCCAGGCCGAGGATACCGGCGGGGCGATTAAGGGCAGCCGGATTGATATCTGGATGCCGAGCCGGGGGATGGCCCTGCAGTGGGGACGCCGGACAGTGACGGTCAAATTCTGAGGTAGGAGGGACCGGCATGACGTGCTTTACGTGTGGCCAGCCGGGGGCTAAACGTTGGCGGGGAATCGAGCAACCACTGTGTATGGTCTGCCATACCGAACACGTGTGGCGTAATGAGGCCCAGGCGGCTCTTGGTCGGGCGGCGGTGAAAGCGATGCGTAAGGTGGGTGAGCATCCGTGTTCATCATCTTTAACCCCGACGGTACCACCTACGAGGAGCGGCCGGTAGAGTGGATTATCCTGCCCCCGTATCCGGCCGGGCTTGATGAGCGCTGCCGGCGCCCGATTCTGCAAGTTGACATTGTGACGGGGGCCAAGCTTGTGGACCGCCTGGACGCCATCTTCAGGGGCCGTGTTCGGCGGGCCGAGGAGGAGGGGTAAAGATGGCCGGCCTACTCGTTGTGATCCTCTTTGCAGCCGCGTCGCTGTTGGCTTTGGGCCTGCTTGTGGAACGGCAGGAGAATAAAAAGTGTCGGGGCGGTTCCTCGGCGGTTCCGGAAAGTTCTAAAAAGTCCGTAGGTGATGCCTAAATGATTATCCACTGCCGCGACTGCCCGATGGCAAACAAAGATGAAATCGATGAACTAGTGTTCTGCACGCTCTTTAAAGAGTACCGGCGGGCAGACTGGTTCTGCACTACAACGTTGGCTCAGGTCCTGCCGTTCTACGAGCGGATGGGGCGGTTTATTGAACTTTTTGCTCGTGATGGATCAGGCGATAGAGATTGATTAGAGAACGGGGGCGGGACGGTGGCCTGGATAGAGCTGCACCAATCACTACCAAGTCACAGGAAAACACTAATAGCGGCAGAGTTACTTAACATACCGCCGGTTCACTTTGTAGGACACATTACGACGTTTTGGTTGTGGTGTCTGGATAACGTTCCGGATGGCATTCTAGCCGGGATCTCGCCCAGGATGATCGCCAGGGCAGCCCAGTGGGAAGGCGATCCCGATCAGTTCTTCTCGGCTTTGGTGCAGGCAGGCTTTGTTGACATCGACCAGGCCGAGGTGCCAGAGATCCACGATTGGCATGATTATGCAGGCAGGCTTGTTGAGCGCCGGCGTGCGGACGCGGAGAGGAAAAGGGCGGAGAGGAAAAGGAAGGAACGCGGACAAAAGCAGGATGTCCGACGGATGTCCGACGGATGTCCGACGGATGTTCCACAGGATAGCAGCCGGATGTCCTGCGTAACCAAACCTAACCTAACCAAACATGATCATGATCATGTTAAGGATCATGATGCTAAAGTGGTACATGCCTGCGAGGCTTTCCTTGGTCGCCTTATCTCCCAAAGAGACATTGAGATGATCAACAACTGGGACTATCCCTTGGAGATCATACAAGAGGCCATGCGACGAGCCGCGGCTAAGGGCGGCAAATCCCTACGTTACGTCGATACGATCTTGGTGTCCTGGGCGGCGAAAGGGTGGACGACCCTGGCACAGATCCGGCGCAACGACCCGCCCGGCAAGTCGCGAGCACGAGCACCGGACAACGTCAACGCGGACGAGGAAAGGAGTGGACCGTACGTTCCGGGACCGGAAGAGACTCGTCAACTGATTAACGAGCTTTTGGGCGGTGATGCCGGTGGCTAAGGTCGAGGCCTTGATGCCTCAAGCTTTAGATGCAGAACAAGCGTTGCTTGCACTTTGCATGACCATTCCTGATGCTGCTATCACAGCCGCGGACCTTTTGCGCCCAGCCGACATGTATACTCCGCAGCACCAGGCCGCGTTTACGGCTGTTTGTTCCCTAGTTGCCGCTGGAAAACCTGTAGACTTAGTTACGTTGAGCGATGAGTTACGCAAGAAGGGTGATCTCGATACTGTCGGCGGGGCAAGTTATCTCGCGTCGCTGCTGGATCTGCCAGGAGTAGATGTGCCAACTAGCCCGGGTAGCCTGGAATATTATGCTCAAATGATCCGTAAAGCGGCAACTAAGCGCAGATTAATGCACGCCGGCCGCGCAATCGCGGCTCTAGCTAGTGACGATGGCGACACTGAGGACGTGATGGCTAGGGCCGAGGCTCTACTTGCTGATGTCAGTAGAGGAGCAGAAATCGCTGAGGCGCAGCTCCTCGGTTCCGTGGCGGAGGCCCGGTGGCGTGAGATGTACCGGCAACGCCATGAGCGCCAGCCGGTCGGGATCGCCACCGGGTTCCCGGATCTTGACGTGATTTTGGGGGGCTTGCAGCCTGCCGACCTGATCGTCCTTGCTGCGCGTCCGTCGATGGGGAAGACGGCGCTGGCTTTGCAGGTGGCGTACAACGTAGCAGAGCTCGAGATGGCGCCGGTGGTCGTCTTTTCTGCCGAGATGTCCGCAGGCTGTCTGGCCGATCGGTTGGTTTGCATGCGCGCCGGGGTCAACAGCTTCGCCGCCCGTGCGCGGCGGTTGTCCGAGGATGATTGGGAGGCCGCCGTGGACGCGGCTTATGGACTGAGCGATATTCCGCTTTATGTCGACGACTCCGCCGAGCTGACGACGACCAATATCCGCAGCCGTGCGCGGCGGCTTAAAGCGAAACACGGACGCCTGGGGCTCATCGTGATCGACTACCTGGGCTTGCTGCAGGACCCCGTCGAGCGCGGGGAATCGCAGACGGTGCGCATCGGCCGGATGACGCGCCGGTGCAAGGCCCTGGCGAAGGAATGCGGGTGCCCGGTCGTCCTGCTGTCCCAGCTCTCCCGCGCGGTGGAACTGCGGCAGAACAAGCGGCCGCAGATGTCCGACCTGCGTGACAGCGGCGAGATCGAGCAGCATGCCGACGTGGTACTGTTCATCTACCGGGACGACTACTACAACCAGGACAGTGACCGGAAGGGCGTCGCGGAGATCATCGTCGCCAAGCAACGGAATGGCCCGACGGGGACCGCCGAACTGGTTTGGGACGCCGGCAAGGTCCGGTTCCTCAATCTTGCGAAAGGAGTGACCCTGTGAGCATGACCGAGACTCTTTGCAACACCTGCTGCTGGACTACGGCCGTCCACTGTGCCTTTATCGGCCGGGGGGACAAGACAGGACTCAAGCTACGGCAGAAAGTCCAGGTCATCGACGGCAATCGCAAACTGATGCTCTACCAGGTCGTGCGCTGCCCGCGATACCGGGAGGGCCCCCTCCCGCCGCTCGGGGCAGTAGTGCCGGCGGGAGTGCGGGCGTCGACCGGGCGCGAGTGCGTGCTCAATGTGGGGGTGTAGCCGGTGATCTTGAGTCAGGACGAGCTCACCGAAAAATGCCGTCTGTGGCAGCGGCGGCTCCGGCTACAGGACTGGGATATCGTCACCAAGATCGTCAGGGCGGACGATATGCACTCCGACGGCCAGGGCGAATGCATGTGGGTGATCGAGCGCAAAGAGGCCATCATCAAGCTGCTTGATCCGGTCGACTACTCGCCCAGGTCGCCGTTTGAGCAAGACCATGAGCGGACCCTGGTCCACGAGTTGCTGCACCTGCACTTCGCCCCGTTCACGGCCAAGGACGGGACGCCGGAGGATGTCGCTCAGGAGCAAGCGATCCAGTGTTTAGCAAAGGCCCTGGTGGCCCTGGCGAGGGGTGAGGCCAGTGGATGAGATCAAGATCGTCGTCCCTGGCCGCCCGGTCGCCAAAGCCCGGCCGCGGATCGGTTACGCCGGGCGCAAGGTTATGCTCTACACCCCCGAGGAGACGGTCGAATACGAGCGGCGGGTGCATACCTTCGGCCGGCTGGCGATGCAGGGGCGGGAGCTGGTGCGCGGCCTCGTGGTAGTCACCATGCGCCTGTACTTTGCCCGGCGGGCGCGCAAGAGCCTGCCCGACACAGACAACGTCGTCAAGGCGATCTTGGACGGTCTCAGCGGCGCCGTCTACGTCGACGACCAACAGGTGGCGCGCATTGTGGCGGAGCGGTTCATCGACCGGGATGAGCGGGCCGAAATCGTGGTGGAGGAGGTCGAGTATGGCTAAAGTCATCAATATCCGCGAGAGAGTGGTCGCGGAGCTGGAGAAAGTGATGGAGCTGGCCCGCGAAGGGAGGCTGACCTGCTTCGTCCTGGCCGGCAACCTGCAGGTGGACGTGTTAATGGGGCTGTTGGAACTGCGGGCGGAAGAACTGACGGACGAGTAAGATTCTTCTTCCACACTTCGCCAAAGTGTGCTATGCTCAAATCAACAGAAAACCCACCTAGACCTGCGGTCACGCTGGCCCTTCAGGTCTGGGTGGGTTTGTCGTTTTAGGGGTGGTGCAATGACCGAACGGACCACGCTGACCAACCGGGAAAAGGTTTTCGTACAGGAGTACCTGATCGACCTGAACCACCGGCGAGCTGCGGAGAGGGCCGGCTACAAAGCGTCGAGCGCCGACAAGATGGGCAGACGGCTTTTGGCCCGTCCGCGTGTGCAGGCCGCCATTGCCGCAGCTATGGCCGAGCGGGCGCAGCGCACCAAGATCACCCAGGACGCTGTCATCGAGCAGCTGGCCAAGATCGCGTTCGCCGACCTCAAGGACTTCGTGAGCTTCGGCCCGCATGGGGTGGAGATCCGCGACTCAAACCTGGTCGACGGGACGGTCCTGTCGGAGGTCAGCCAGATCGTCAGCAAGAACGGCGGCAGCCAGCGCGTGAAGCTCCACGACAAGCTCAAGGCGTTGGAGCTGTTGGGGAAGCACCTGGGGATGTTTGTTGACCGGCAGGAGATCACCGGGCCGAACGGCGGCCCGTTACGTATAGAGATCCCCGGACTAAACCCGGAGGTGTACGGTCACGGTGGTCGTGGCGAAGGTACCGACTGATGGGCCGGTATGGGCGGCCACGCCCCGCCAAGCGCTGTTCCTCAACGCCGCCGAGGACGAGGTCCTGTACGGCGGCGCGGCGGGTGGCGGCAAATCGGACGCCCTGCTGATGTTCTCCATCCTGCGCCGGATCGCCATACCGGGCAGCCGGGGCCTGATACTACGGAGGACGTTCCCAGAGCTTGAGCGGTCGCTGATCCTGCGCTCGTTGGAGCTGTTAGCCGGCAGGGGCGCTGCCTATCAGGCACAGTACAAGCGGTGGCGTTTCCCTAATGGCAGCCTGCTGGAGTTTGGTTACTGCGAGCGCGATGAGGACGTTTACAAGTATCAATCGGCCGAATATGAGGATATCTGTTTCGATGAGCTGACGCAGTTCACAGAGTTCCAGTTTACCTACCTGATGAGCCGGTGCCGGACCACCAAGTCCGGGGTGCGGACGCTGATCAGGGCGGCCACCAACCCGGGCGGGGTCGGACATGGATGGGTACGTTCCAGGTTTATCGACATCGCCCCTTGGGGCGAGAGGTATACAGATCCTGAAACGGGCCGGACCAGGCGCTTTATCCCGGCCAAGCTCGTTGACAACCCTTATCTTGCTGGCGGGCAGTATGAACGCATGTTGGCTCAGCTGCCGGAGGCCGAGAGGCGCGCCCTCCGTGACGGCGACTGGGACGTGTTCGCTGGCCAGGTGTTCAAGGAGTTTTCGCGGGATGCGCACGTCATCGAGCCCTTTCCCATCCCGGCTGGCTGGCGGCGCTGGCGGGCGCTCGACTTCGGTTTCACCAATCCGGCCTGCGTCCTGTGGCTGGCCCTGGGACCGGACGAGACGGTCTACGTCTACCGTGAGTTGTACGTCACTGGGATGCGGGCCGCCGAGCTGGCGCAGAGGGTCGTCGAGATGAGCCGTGGAGAGAGCATTACCCTGACCCTGGCCGACCCGGCGATCTTCGCCAAGACGGGCCACGAGGGCGAGAGTATAGCGGAGACAATGCGGCAAAACGGCCTACCGTGCCAGAAGGCCGACAACGACCGCCTGGCCGGGAAGCAGCGGGTGCACGACTACCTGACGGTTTTCGAGGGCTGGGACGGCAATCCCACCAGCCGGCTAAAGATCTTCTCAACATGCACCAACCTTATCCGGACATTGCCGCAGTTGGTGTACGACAAGACCCGCCCCGAGGATGTGGACACTGACGGCGAGGACCACGCCTACGACGCGCTGCGGTATGCCTTGATGAACCGACCGGCTGTAGCGACCAAGAGGAGACAGCCGAACGTGCCAGCGGGGATTTCGAGCATCACGGGCTATTAGGAGGCCAACATGTCGACCGATACGCGGGAACTTACCGGGGAACTGTTAAGCCGCTTTAACTACGCAGATTCGTGGCGCCAGCAGTACGACGAGCGTGCGCTGCGCTGGTATAAGCTTTACGTCGGCTGGCGGGACGAGCTACCGAAGCAGCTCAAAGGGCGCTCGAACCTGCACATTCCCCGGACATATGAAGAGGTCGACACCCTTCGTTCGCGGATAATGAAGGCCATCTTTGCCTCGCGCCCGTACATCGACTTCATCCCCAGGCCGCGGTACGCGGTCGACCCGGAGCTGATCCCTGAGCTGGAGGCGAAGGCCCAGTTGGCCGGGGCACTGGTCGACGACCAGCTATCGAATCTGGTCCCTGCGTTCTACGACTTCGTGACGTGCTTCTTGGTCTACCCGGCGGCCGTCGCCTCGGTCGGCTGGCGCTACGAGACGCGGCGGGTGCGCGTCAAACAGCAACGCATCCTGCCACCGTCCCCCCTGCAAGCCCTGCTGGCCCGGGTGAGGGGCGTCGAGCCGGTGCCGACAGTGGTGACGGAGGAAGTGGAGCAAGAGTCCGTCGAGTACGACGACAACGATATTCATTCCGTGGACTACTTCGACTTCTGGCCGGACCCCCGCGGGCGCGACCTGGACACCTGCCGGTTCGTCTTCCACCGGGAATGGTGTACGGAGCGGGAACTGCGGGACAAGCTGGAACTGCTCCGGCGGGCCGGGGGCGGCACCGTCTACGAGCCGGACGATTGGGAGGCCCTGGTGAGCGCCGGCGGGAGTCTCCAGGACGGCCGGGAAGACCGCCTGGCGGCGATCGGCCTGGGGAGCGAATCCGGCCAGGGCTTCTGGCGGGAGCCGCGCAAGGGGTACCTGATCGAGCTTCTGCACTATTGGGAGGACGACAGGCACGCCATCATTGCCAACCGGTACGAGCTTGTTTATGACGGCCCGAACCCCTACCACCGGCACGGGAAGAAACCGTTTATCGCCACCAGCTTCGAGCCCTTGCCGGGCGAGTTCTACGGCCTGTCGGCGGTGCAGATCATCGAGCACCTGCAGCACGAGCTGAACACCACGCGGAACCAGCGCATCGACAACGTTTCCTTGGTCCTCAACCGTATGTGGAAGGTGCGCCGGTCGGCGGAAGTAAACCCGGACGAGCTGATCAGCCGGCCGCACGGGGTTATTTGGGTGGACAGCCCCGACGACGTGACCGAGCTGGCAATGACCGACGTCACGTCGTCGAGCTACAACGAAGAGCGCGTCATCAAGGAGGACATGGAGAACGCCCTCGGGGTGCCGGCGGTGGTGCGGGGCGTGAACCCGGCGCGCCGGGAAACGGCAACCGAGGTCGTCACGAAGAACACTTCAGCCGGCTTCCGGTTCGACGTGAAGGTGATGCTCTACGAGGCCCTGTGCTTGAAGCGCCTGGCGTACCTGATGGACTGCAACAATCAGCAGTTCATCGACGAGGCCCGCGTCGTCAGGATGTTCGGCCCAGCCGGTGTCGAGTGGCGGCGGGTGGAACCCTGGGAGCTGGCCGGGGAGCGGGATTATGCCCCCGCGGGAAGCAGTGTGGACACGATGGCCAACAGGGAGGCCCGTCGAGCCCAGCTCAACGAGGTTATGAGCATCATCCTGAAGACAGGGAACCCGTATGTTGACGTCTACGAATTGACGAAACTTTGGCTTGAGTCTTACGACATCCGGTCGGTTGACAAGCTGCTGAAGCGACCTGAAGAGCTGGCCCAAGCTGCGGCCGTCCCGGGAGGGGGCCCGGCACCGCCTGGGATGCTGATGCCGGGTGCCGGACAGATGCCGGCCCAAATGGGTCCGGAGCAGATCGCGATGGTACAACAGGCGCTGGGAGGTGGAACACCTGGCTAAGACTTACAAAGGCAAATCCCTGGCCCCCGGTGGCGGCGGCCGCTTCGCCCGGATGGTGGACAAGCTGCAGGCCCAGGGGAAGAGTGCGGAGAGCGCCCGGGCGATAGCGGCGAGCATCGGCCGGAAGAAGTACGGGGCCAAGCAAATGGCCAAGTGGGCGGCCAACGCCCTGCGGGCAGCCAAGCGGGGCAAGCGGGGAAGGAAGTGAAATAAATGGCACGCAAGGTCGCGTCCAAAAGAGTCTACGATGAAGCCGTTCAAGCCGTTCCAACGCTGTACCTTGATGACCTCGCTATCCCAGCGGCTCTTAGCCAAGCCCGTCCAGGAGACAAGATCAGGGCGGTGGTTGTCGGGCGGGTAGTCTCCAGGGCCGAACACCAGAATGAAAAGACGACATCGAGATCACTGTCTATCGCGCTGAGCAAGATCACGCCGTTGACCGCCGGGGAGATGGCTGCAGACGCGCTGAAGTCGGCAAAACGGGGGCGGAAGCGTGGACGCGGATAAAGCCCTGCGCGAGGGGGAACTCCTGGAAGCGCTGACGAGGACGCCAGGATGGCTGCTGGTGGATCAGCATATCCAGGGCCAGGTTGAGGCCCGCCTGAGGGAGTTGGAGCGAACAAAGTTTGATGACCTGGCCCAGGTCGCCCGCATCCAGGGAGAAATCGCGGGCTTGAGGGCAATCAATACATACCTGCAAGACCGCCTGCGGCGATATGCCGAGGCGCTGCAGAAAGGAGACCGATAACTTATGCCTGACGACAAGAAACTCCTCGACAGCATCTTCCCGGGCGAGGACACCGGAGACGAGATGCCCGAGGAGGACAACGCTGGCGACGAGGCCCCGGGCGATGATCCCGGACACGCCAACGACGACCAGCAGGAAACGACCGAACGGCTGTACGCCGGTAAGTACAAGACCATCGAGGAACTGGAAGCGGCGTACAAGGAAGCCGAGCGCAACTTCCACGGTGACCGCCAGGAGCGCGCCGAGCTCCGCCGTGAACTCGAAGAGCTCAAGGCTGCCCTTCACAAGCCGAAGGAGACCAGCCCGGAGGATCTGGAGAGGCGGCGCCAGGAGCTGCTCGACCGCCTGGCGGAAGAGCCGGACAAGGTAATCGAGGAGCTGGCCGAGCGGATCGCCGAGCGGAAGGTGCAGGAACTGCGGCAGGCTTACGACCCGGTGGTTATGCAGCAGGCGTACAACCTGCAGGTACAGCACTTTATGAACGCTGTGCCGGACGCCGGCGAGTACATTGACGCGATGTTGGAGATCGTTCAGGCCAATCCGGAACTGGCCGCCCAGCCGGATTGGCTGGAGAGGACGTATATGCAGGCCAAGCTGGCGAGGCTCGAAGTCAAGCTTGCCGAGAGCGGCAAGAGCGGCCAGGCTGACGCCAAGCGGGCGGCGCAGATGCCCCGGAGTGGGGGCGGCGAGAAGCCGGCCCCGAAGTCCGAGAATGAGCGGTTAAAGGAGAGTATCTTCGGAGCCCCGACGACGGGCCGGAAGATCTTCGACGACTGAAAACGGTAACAAGGAGTGGATGTTAGATGCCCGTACTGACTTTTGACCTTGACTTTCAACGGCGGGACATAGACGTGTCGGACGAAATTGCTCGGTACGTCCCGAATGAGACGCCGTTCACGGTCGTGCTCCTCCAGAGCCGGAAGAAGAAGACTAACACCGCCGAGTTCTACTGGTGGGAAGAGGACGTCTACGGATACTGGAGCCAGGTGAACAATG
This genomic interval from Bacillota bacterium contains the following:
- a CDS encoding DnaD domain protein translates to MAWIELHQSLPSHRKTLIAAELLNIPPVHFVGHITTFWLWCLDNVPDGILAGISPRMIARAAQWEGDPDQFFSALVQAGFVDIDQAEVPEIHDWHDYAGRLVERRRADAERKRAERKRKERGQKQDVRRMSDGCPTDVPQDSSRMSCVTKPNLTKHDHDHVKDHDAKVVHACEAFLGRLISQRDIEMINNWDYPLEIIQEAMRRAAAKGGKSLRYVDTILVSWAAKGWTTLAQIRRNDPPGKSRARAPDNVNADEERSGPYVPGPEETRQLINELLGGDAGG
- a CDS encoding terminase small subunit, with the translated sequence MTERTTLTNREKVFVQEYLIDLNHRRAAERAGYKASSADKMGRRLLARPRVQAAIAAAMAERAQRTKITQDAVIEQLAKIAFADLKDFVSFGPHGVEIRDSNLVDGTVLSEVSQIVSKNGGSQRVKLHDKLKALELLGKHLGMFVDRQEITGPNGGPLRIEIPGLNPEVYGHGGRGEGTD
- a CDS encoding 3D domain-containing protein is translated as MRFLDVALALVAALVVAVPPAEAPATWRPLPRPAENLVREDLQLVVEATAYSYGCGNGDGVTATGTPVRWGVVAVDPQIIPLGSRVEIAGLGVFQAEDTGGAIKGSRIDIWMPSRGMALQWGRRTVTVKF
- a CDS encoding DUF5131 family protein — translated: MGQTKIEWATDVWNPVTGCTPVSEGCANCYAKRMAHRLRGRFGYPADDPFRVTLHPERLEEPMRWKKPRRVFTGSMTDLFHEEVPDDFLDHIFAVMALCPQHTFLLLTKRPERMRSYLANASRPFAVQKTMDGISIDLATKPATKEEWRAVLGYEGFYEVSDHGRVRRVGGGTKGRRTPEGILRPRATRGGYYSVCLSLGAQVRQVRINRLVLEAFVGPPPSPDAEARHRNGDRTDNRIENLCWGSKKDNMADASRHGTAGVWAKSQAKFTAEQVAEIRDLRAKGLKLDDIAAQYGTTRKHISAICLGHKYRLPAIPWPLSNVWLGVTAENQARADERIPILLQIPAAVRFVSVEPMLGPVELSEYLSPKFYASEEKPAPLGINTKPYRAARLRGAISWVICGVETGPNRRSVSLDDIRLLRDQAVAAGVPFFLKSAEIDGRMVKMPKLDGRTWDEAPEVGR
- a CDS encoding RusA family crossover junction endodeoxyribonuclease, yielding MDEIKIVVPGRPVAKARPRIGYAGRKVMLYTPEETVEYERRVHTFGRLAMQGRELVRGLVVVTMRLYFARRARKSLPDTDNVVKAILDGLSGAVYVDDQQVARIVAERFIDRDERAEIVVEEVEYG
- a CDS encoding phage terminase large subunit — its product is MVVAKVPTDGPVWAATPRQALFLNAAEDEVLYGGAAGGGKSDALLMFSILRRIAIPGSRGLILRRTFPELERSLILRSLELLAGRGAAYQAQYKRWRFPNGSLLEFGYCERDEDVYKYQSAEYEDICFDELTQFTEFQFTYLMSRCRTTKSGVRTLIRAATNPGGVGHGWVRSRFIDIAPWGERYTDPETGRTRRFIPAKLVDNPYLAGGQYERMLAQLPEAERRALRDGDWDVFAGQVFKEFSRDAHVIEPFPIPAGWRRWRALDFGFTNPACVLWLALGPDETVYVYRELYVTGMRAAELAQRVVEMSRGESITLTLADPAIFAKTGHEGESIAETMRQNGLPCQKADNDRLAGKQRVHDYLTVFEGWDGNPTSRLKIFSTCTNLIRTLPQLVYDKTRPEDVDTDGEDHAYDALRYALMNRPAVATKRRQPNVPAGISSITGY
- the dnaB gene encoding replicative DNA helicase; translated protein: MAKVEALMPQALDAEQALLALCMTIPDAAITAADLLRPADMYTPQHQAAFTAVCSLVAAGKPVDLVTLSDELRKKGDLDTVGGASYLASLLDLPGVDVPTSPGSLEYYAQMIRKAATKRRLMHAGRAIAALASDDGDTEDVMARAEALLADVSRGAEIAEAQLLGSVAEARWREMYRQRHERQPVGIATGFPDLDVILGGLQPADLIVLAARPSMGKTALALQVAYNVAELEMAPVVVFSAEMSAGCLADRLVCMRAGVNSFAARARRLSEDDWEAAVDAAYGLSDIPLYVDDSAELTTTNIRSRARRLKAKHGRLGLIVIDYLGLLQDPVERGESQTVRIGRMTRRCKALAKECGCPVVLLSQLSRAVELRQNKRPQMSDLRDSGEIEQHADVVLFIYRDDYYNQDSDRKGVAEIIVAKQRNGPTGTAELVWDAGKVRFLNLAKGVTL